The Synchiropus splendidus isolate RoL2022-P1 chromosome 1, RoL_Sspl_1.0, whole genome shotgun sequence genome includes a window with the following:
- the LOC128770028 gene encoding inactive dipeptidyl peptidase 10-like isoform X5: MTQLTKQRGAQVYRYSYTASYIVYNIYTREVWELNPPEVQNAVLQHAAWGRQGQQLVYIFENNIYCQSDVKGNSLRITSSGSEGAIFNGIADWLYEEEILHSHLAHWWSPDGEKLAFLTINNTLVPNMALPQFTGSTYPRGLQYPYPMAGQTNPVAKVFVVNLIGATHTQELHPPDQLRHRDFYVTMVKWISNTHLAVRWINRAQNFSLLTVCDTTIGVCHLRHEESTEAWLSRQNQEPLFSKDRSRFFLTLPVKQGGQGDFHHIVMFGKKSRGNQDEVRHLTSGDWEVTKILTFDEVNQIIYFLSTEESSQQRHLYSVSTVGLFMRRCLTCALKEDCLFVDAQISPDAQQAIIHCKGPGVPTVLLLALEDTDSYIIMEDNLPLWTALETRRTIGREIRMISNENFELPLKLIYPPDFSESFLYGLLLIVGSSPGAQTVTEEFSVSWDWVLVGSEQVIVARLDGRGSGFRGQRVLQQVHQKLGTVDTEDQIAALEYLVKLPFIDHTRVGVFGEDYGGYLTLMMLKANQKLIRCAAAQSPIIDWSMYASAFSERYLGFPSAEESKYQTSRVVPNMKGLQGGTLFLAHGTADENVHFQHSAELIKHLIKIGANYTMQIYPDEGHFLSKRSRIQLTHSLIGYFRGCLLGDSSLIDQQQEDE; this comes from the exons ATGACACAGTTGACTAAGCAGAGAGGAGCACAG GTGTACAGATATTCATACACTGCTTCTTACATCGTCTACAACATCTACACTCG AGAAGTGTGGGAGCTGAACCCTCCAGAGGTACAGAATGCTGTGCTCCAGCACGCAGCATGGGGAAGACAAGGACAACAGCTG GTTTACATTTTTGAGAACAACATCTATTGCCAGTCAGACGTGAAGGGCAACTCTCTGAGGATCACCTCATCTGGTAGCGAAGGTGCCATCTTTAACGGCATTGCAGACTGGCTGTACGAAG AGGAGATCCTGCACTCCCACTTGGCTCATTGGTGGTCCCCCGATGGAGAGAAACTGGCTTTCCTGACCATCAACAACACTCTGGTGCCCAACATGGCTCTGCCCCAGTTCACGGGCAGCACTTATCCTAGAGGGCTCCAGTACCCCTATCCTATG GCGGGTCAGACAAACCCTGTTGCCAAGGTATTTGTGGTCAACCTGATTGGAGCCACTCACACTCAAGAACTGCACCCACCGGATCAGCTCAGACACAG GGATTTCTATGTCACCATGGTGAAGTGGATCAGTAACACCCACCTGGCTGTCAGGTGGATCAACCGAGCCCAGAATTTCTCTCTCCTCACAGTGTGTGACACGACCATTGGAGTCTGTCATCTG AGACACGAGGAATCTACGGAGGCGTGGCTCTCCAGACAG AACCAGGAGCCGTTGTTCTCCAAGGACAGGAGCAGGTTTTTTCTCACTCTTCCAGTCAAACAAGGAGGTCAGGGAGATTTCCACCACATCGTAATGTTCGGCAAAAAA TCACGTGGAAACCAGGATGAGGTTCGACACCTGACATCCGGAGACTGGGAGGTGACAAAAATTCTGACTTTTGATGAAGTCAACCAGATCAT ATATTTCCTGAGCACAGAGGAGTCTTCACAGCAGAGACATTTATACAG CGTGTCCACCGTTGGCCTCTTCATGCGCCGATGTCTTACGTGTGCACTGAAGGAGGATTGTCTATTTGTTGATGCACAAATCAGTCCTGACGCACAGCAAGCTATCATTCACTGCAAAG GTCCTGGAGTTCCAACTGTGCTGCTGTTGGCTTTGGAAGATACTGACT CGTACATCATCATGGAGGATAATCTCCCCCTGTGGACGGCGCTGGAAACAAGACGTACTATTGGGAGAGAAATCCGAATGATCTCGAATGAAAACTTTG AGCTGCCTCTGAAGCTCATCTATCCGCCAGACTTCTCAGAGTCTTTCCTTTATGGTCTTCTTCTAATTGT TGGTTCCTCCCCCGGTGCACAAACTGTGACAGAGGAGTTCAGCGTGAGCTGGGACTGGGTGCTGGTGGGATCAGAGCAGGTCATTGTGGCGAGGCTCGATGGCAGAGGGTCAGGCTTCAGAGGCCAAAG GGTTCTTCAGCAAGTTCATCAGAAGCTCGGCACTGTGGATACAGAAGACCAGATTGCTGCCCTGGA GTATCTGGTGAAGCTGCCATTCATCGATCACACACGTGTTGGTGTCTTTGGAGAG GACTATGGGGGCTACCTCACGCTCATGATGCTGAAGGCCAACCAAAAGCTGATAAGATGTGCTGCAGCTCAGTCTCCGATCATTGACTGGAGCATGTACG CGTCAGCCTTCTCAGAGCGATATCTGGGGTTCCCTTCTGCTGAGGAGAGCAAATACCAG ACGTCCAGAGTGGTGCCCAACATGAAGGGTCTCCAGGGAGGAACTCTGTTCTTGGCGCACGGGACTGCGGACG AAAACGTTCACTTCCAGCActcagcagagctcatcaaacATTTGATAAAGATCGGAGCCAACTACACCATGCAG ATCTACCCTGACGAAGGGCACTTCTTGTCAAAGCGCAGCCGGATCCAGCTGACTCACTCTTTAATCGGCTACTTCAGAGGCTGTCTTTTGGGAGATTCCTCATTAATCGACcaacaacaagaggatgagtga